The region TCAAGAAATACAATTTCAGCGACGCCCTTACGGTTGCGGAAAACCTCTTACGCATCACAGGAGCATGAAACCATGACCAGCCGCGTTGAAAAACCCGTCATCCTGATCGTGGACGACACGGAGTCCAACATCGACCTTCTGGTGGGCGTGCTCGGAGACGAATATGAACTCAGCGTGGCCATGAGCGGCCTGGAAGCGCTCGAAGCTGTGCGCGATGCCCGGCCCGACCTGATCCTGCTGGACATCATGATGCCTGGCATGGACGGCTACGAGGTCTGCCGCAAACTCAAGTCGGAGCAATCCTGGGCAAGGATTCCGGTCATTTTCATCACCGCCATGACCGAAGTCGAGGACGAGGCCAGGGGCTTTGATGTCGGCGCCATCGACTACATCGCCAAACCCTTCTCGCCGCCCATAGTCCAGGCCCGGGTAAAAACGCACCTGGCCCTGGCCGACCAGCAGCGGACCTGCGAAAAAACCGTGGAAACACAGGTGGCCGCGATCCGCCAGGGACAAAAGGACGCGATCTACATGATGGGACAGGCCGGCCATTACAACGACGACAACACCGGCGTGCACATCTGGCGCATGGCCGCCTACGCCCGCGCTCTGGCCAAGGCGGCCGGGTGGACCGTGGAAGAGCAGGAGCAGATGCTCCTGGCCGCGCCAATGCATGACTCGGGGAAAATCGGCACTCCCGACGCCATCCTGAAAAAGCCCGGCAAGCTCACGGATGAGGAATGGGTCATCATGCGGGAACACACGACCGTCGGGCACAAGATTCTCTCGGTCAGCGATGCGCCTGTCTTCCGGATGGCCGCGGAAATCGCCCTCTCCCATCACGAACGCTGGCTGGGTGGCGGCTATCCGCAAAACATCAAGGGGGAGGACATCCCCGAATCGGCCCGCATCTCGGCCATCGCCGACGTCTTCGATGCCCTGACCATGGAGCGTCCCTACAAGGAAGCCTGGAGCGTGGACAAGGCCATGGAATACATCCGGGACAACGCGGGGCATTTCGAGCCGCGCCTGACGAATCTGTTCATTTCCATCAGGGATGAAATCGAGCGCATCAGGGACTATTGGAACCAGCACGAAAAGGAGGACCTCTTTACCGCCTCCCTGGACGAACTCGGCAGCTAGAGGGGTTCGGCGAACCGGCCGAAAATCCTCCTCCGGGACGTTCGCACGCCCTGAAACAGCCCCAGTTCGACAGGCACTCCGCATTCGGATAAAAAACGAAAGCGGCCCGGGCCCCTTGCTGATGCCATCGGCGCCCGGGACACCTGGAGGCTCAATGTACCTGACCGCCATGACCCATCGCGACGAGCTTTTCGAGCTGACCCTGCGCTGGATGAACGACGATTTCCATCCTGACGACGGAGAAACGCTGACTCGCATATTCGTGTATGAAAGCGCCATTTCCGCCGTGATCAGCGAACGCATCCTGCGCCTGCTGGGAGGATTTTGGGGTTCCAAACTGCACGCACGGCGAGTCCGGTTCAAGCAGGAACTGCGCGAACGTATTATCGCACATCTCGGCGCACTCACTCCGCGAATGGCTGAACTGGCGTACAGCTATCGCCAGAACCCCAAATATTTCTTCCCCTACCTGCCCATCGATGCCCTGGTTATCACCGACCTGGACTCTCACCTGCTGGCGCTGGGCCGCATCAAACGCATGGCCCGTGTGGCGGAAAAGGTTTCGTTCAGGCTGGTGGAAGCCCTGTACAGGGAAATCCGAAGCAAGGCCCGTCACTTAGCCGAACTGCGTGCCGCGCAGGC is a window of Desulfomicrobium macestii DNA encoding:
- a CDS encoding response regulator → MTSRVEKPVILIVDDTESNIDLLVGVLGDEYELSVAMSGLEALEAVRDARPDLILLDIMMPGMDGYEVCRKLKSEQSWARIPVIFITAMTEVEDEARGFDVGAIDYIAKPFSPPIVQARVKTHLALADQQRTCEKTVETQVAAIRQGQKDAIYMMGQAGHYNDDNTGVHIWRMAAYARALAKAAGWTVEEQEQMLLAAPMHDSGKIGTPDAILKKPGKLTDEEWVIMREHTTVGHKILSVSDAPVFRMAAEIALSHHERWLGGGYPQNIKGEDIPESARISAIADVFDALTMERPYKEAWSVDKAMEYIRDNAGHFEPRLTNLFISIRDEIERIRDYWNQHEKEDLFTASLDELGS